One part of the Lytechinus pictus isolate F3 Inbred chromosome 3, Lp3.0, whole genome shotgun sequence genome encodes these proteins:
- the LOC129257236 gene encoding uncharacterized protein LOC129257236 isoform X1, which translates to MNSGPCFRCGKGGHIARDCQNEMRNGDDYTRTGFGGGRNRDTRCYKCNQFGHRARDCSDTSEEDLCYRCGKPGHISSSCPNTDIEYVKCYNCGKQGHMKSNCPEGKACYNCGSSSHVKAQCPENGDSRDYGSRGRSGGGGGGGSACYNCKEEGHQAYACPNMTCYNCDGKGHKACDCPEGESQEYRGYRGTQKDTKCYNCGRMGHMARDCSGSA; encoded by the exons ATGAACTCTGGTCCGTGCTTCAGATGCGGTAAGGGTGGGCATATTGCCCGTGATTGTCAGAATGAAATGAGAAATGGTGACGACTACACTAGGACTGGATTTGGGGGAGGAAGAAATAGAG ATACTAGATGCTACAAGTGTAACCAGTTTGGTCACAGGGCCCGTGATTGTTCAGACACATCTGAGGAGG ATCTCTGCTATCGATGTGGAAAACCAGGGCACATCTCCAGTAGCTGTCCAAACACCGATATAGAATATG TCAAGTGTTACAACTGTGGGAAACAGGGACACATGAAGAGTAACTGTCCTGAGGGTAAGGCTTGCTACAACTGTGGGAGCAGCAGTCATGTGAAAGCCCAGTGTCCAGAGAATGGAGATAGCAGAGACTATGGAAGTCGTGGAAGAtcaggtggtggtggtggtggtggttcaGCCTGTTATAACTGTAAGGAGGAAGGTCACCAAGCTTATGCATGCCCCAACATGACTTGCTACAA cTGTGACGGGAAAGGACACAAGGCTTGTGACTGTCCTGAAGGAGAGAGTCAAGAGTACCGGGGTTACCGTGGAACGCAGAAAGATACCAAGTGCTACAACTGTGGCAGGATGGGCCACATGGCTCGTGATTGCAGTGGCAGCGCTTGA
- the LOC129257236 gene encoding DNA-binding protein HEXBP-like isoform X2 translates to MNSGPCFRCGKGGHIARDCQNEMRNGDDYTRTGFGGGRNRDTRCYKCNQFGHRARDCSDTSEEVKCYNCGKQGHMKSNCPEGKACYNCGSSSHVKAQCPENGDSRDYGSRGRSGGGGGGGSACYNCKEEGHQAYACPNMTCYNCDGKGHKACDCPEGESQEYRGYRGTQKDTKCYNCGRMGHMARDCSGSA, encoded by the exons ATGAACTCTGGTCCGTGCTTCAGATGCGGTAAGGGTGGGCATATTGCCCGTGATTGTCAGAATGAAATGAGAAATGGTGACGACTACACTAGGACTGGATTTGGGGGAGGAAGAAATAGAG ATACTAGATGCTACAAGTGTAACCAGTTTGGTCACAGGGCCCGTGATTGTTCAGACACATCTGAGGAGG TCAAGTGTTACAACTGTGGGAAACAGGGACACATGAAGAGTAACTGTCCTGAGGGTAAGGCTTGCTACAACTGTGGGAGCAGCAGTCATGTGAAAGCCCAGTGTCCAGAGAATGGAGATAGCAGAGACTATGGAAGTCGTGGAAGAtcaggtggtggtggtggtggtggttcaGCCTGTTATAACTGTAAGGAGGAAGGTCACCAAGCTTATGCATGCCCCAACATGACTTGCTACAA cTGTGACGGGAAAGGACACAAGGCTTGTGACTGTCCTGAAGGAGAGAGTCAAGAGTACCGGGGTTACCGTGGAACGCAGAAAGATACCAAGTGCTACAACTGTGGCAGGATGGGCCACATGGCTCGTGATTGCAGTGGCAGCGCTTGA